One genomic segment of Piliocolobus tephrosceles isolate RC106 unplaced genomic scaffold, ASM277652v3 unscaffolded_46166, whole genome shotgun sequence includes these proteins:
- the LOC111530818 gene encoding LOW QUALITY PROTEIN: NUT family member 2A-like (The sequence of the model RefSeq protein was modified relative to this genomic sequence to represent the inferred CDS: inserted 2 bases in 1 codon) codes for MEVKGKSGISFCCESGQFESCLKRCTPSVLLPSSSKGNSGSCLMAEALHRMSPTPTSCPRPLPLCGMSGVLCSXNLFKFKFSLLHLDSGASAEPGRSLRPTLDFSHCGNCQTAVVSAQPEGMASNGAYPVLGPAVTMNPGTSLSVFTALPFATPAPGPAHGPPLMTAGVPTGGPLVLSALPSTSLVAGQDGHGPSGAAASNIFVQMRTEVGPVKAPQAQTLVLTQAPFVWQAPGTLCGGVVCPPPLLLAAAPVVPVMAAQVVGGTQACEGGWSQGLPLPPPPPPAAQMPPIVSSGNAGPWPQGAHGESSLASSQAKSPPDNSCNPKSVYENFRLWQHYKPLARRHLPQSPDTEALSCFLIPVLRSLARRKPTMTLEEGLWRAVQEWQHTSNFDRMIFYEMAEKFLEFEAEEEMQIQKSQLMKEPQCLPPPAPPRLEPRGLPAPEVDKQPVYLPSKAGPKAPTACLPPPRTQRPVETKARLPPRRPHRRAETKARLPPPRPQRPAETKVPEEIPPEVVQEYVDIMEELLGPPLGATGEPEKQREEGEVKQPQEEDWTPPDPGLLSYIDKLCSQKDFVTKVEAVIHPRFLEELLSPDPQMDFLALSQELEQEEGLTLAQLVEKRLLPLKEKEHARAAPSHGMARLDSSSSKFAAGQGAERDVLDPQQGVGMETCPPQTAARDPQGRGRARTGMCRSKDSAALLGCQDSPGLRAARPTSPPQDHRPTCPGLGTKDTLDLPGGSPVRESHGLAQGSSEEEELPSLAFLMGPQHKLLPWWLPQSPVPASGLLSPEKWGPQGALQSQSAQRRGLSLATKSKKRPLFRSPSPAKKTPHPGPGLRVSGEQSLAWGLGGPSQSQKRKGDPLVSRKKKKQHCSQ; via the exons ATGGAAGTAAAGGGGAAATCAGGTATAAGCTTTTGCTGTGAGTCAGGACAATTTGAAAGTTGCCTAAAGAGATGCACACCATCTGTGTTGCTGCCGTCCAGTTCGAAGGGAAACTCAGGTTCTTGCCTAATGGCTGAAGCCCTTCACAGAATGTCCCCCACCCCTACCAGCTGCCCACGGCCCCTCCCCCTCTGCGGAATGTCTGGGGTCCTATGTTC AAAcctatttaaattcaaattttcacTGCTCCACTTGGACTCCGGAGCATCTGCTGAGCCAGGTCGCTCTCTTCGTCCTACCCTTGACTTTTCTCACTGCGGAAACTGCCAGACAGCGGTGGTCAGTGCCCAGCCTGAGGGGATGGCTTCAAATGGAG CATACCCAGTGCTGGGACCGGCCGTGACCATGAACCCTGGCACCTCCCTGTCTGTGTTCACGGCTCTGCCCTTCGCCACACCTGCTCCCGGCCCAGCACACGGGCCACCCCTCATGACTGCAGGGGTTCCTACAGGCGGCCCACTGGTGCTGTCTGCCTTGCCCAGCACATCTCTGGTGGCAGGACAGGATGGCCACGGCCCAAGTGGGGCCGCGGCTTCCAACATCTTTGTCCAGATGAGGACAGAGGTGGGGCCTGTGAAGGCCCCTCAGGCGCAGACCTTGGTCCTAACTCAGGCCCCCTTCGTCTGGCAGGCTCCAGGCACCCTCTGCGGAGGTGTCGTGTGTCCGCCTCCCCTACTGCTGGCAGCTGCTCCTGTGGTGCCTGTTATGGCTGCCCAGGTGGTTGGGGGCACCCAGGCCTGTGAGGGAGGCTGGTCCCAGGGCCTTCctcttccaccaccaccaccaccggcTGCCCAGATGCCCCCCATCGTGTCTTCAGGGAATGCTGGGCCATGGCCACAAGGGGCTCATGGAGAGAGCAGCCTGGCTTCCTCCCAGGCTAAGTCCCCGCCGGACAACTCCTGCAACCCCAAGAGTGTCTATGAGAACTTCCGACTCTGGCAGCACTACAAGCCCCTGGCCCGGAGGCACCTTCCCCAGAGTCCTGACACCGAAGCACTTTCCTGCTTCCTCAT CCCAGTTCTCCGATCCCTGGCCCGGCGGAAGCCCACCATGACCCTGGAGGAGGGACTGTGGCGGGCCGTGCAGGAATGGCAGCACACAAGCAACTTTGACCGGATGATCTTCTACGAGATGGCGGAAAA GttcctggagtttgaggctgaggaggagatgCAGATTCAGAAATCGCAACTGATGAAGGAGCCCCAGTGcctgcctcctccagccccacCAAGGCTTGAACCTCGAGGACTTCCAGCCCCTGAGGTGGACAAGCAGCCAG tgTACCTTCCCAGCAAGGCCGGCCCCAAGGCCCCGACTGCCTGCCTGCCACCACCCAGGACCCAGAGGCCAGTGGAGACCAAGGCCCGCCTGCCACCACGCAGGCCCCACCGGCGAGCAGAGACCAAGGCCCGCCTGCCACCACCCAGGCCCCAGAGGCCAGCGGAGACCAAGGTCCCCGAGGAGATTCCCCCAGAAGTGGTGCAGGAGTATGTGGACATCATGGAGGAGCTGCTGGGGCCTCCCCTCGGGGCCACAGGGGAGCCCGAGAAACAACGGGAAGAGGGCGAAGTGAAGCAGCCACAGGAAGAGGACTGGACACCCCCAGACCCGGGCCTCCTGAGCTACATTGACAAGCTGTGTTCCCAGAAAGACTTCGTCACCAAG GTGGAGGCCGTCATTCACCCCCGATTCCTGGAAGAATTGCTTTCCCCAGATCCACAGATGGATTTCTTGGCCCTCAGCCAggagctggagcaggaggaaggactCACCCTTGCCCAG CTAGTGGAGAAGCGCCTCCTACCCTTGAAGGAGAAAGAGCATGCGAGGGCAGCCCCTAGTCATGGCATGGCCCGGTTGGACTCAAGTTCTTCTAAGTTTGCAGCTGGCCAAGGAGCAGAGAGAGATGTCCTTGATCCCCAACAAGGGGTTGGCATGGAAACCTGCCCACCCCAGACGGCTGCCCGGGACCCTCAGGGACGAGGCAGAGCCCGCACTGGCATGTGCAGGTCCAAAGACTCTGCTGCGCTTTTAGGATGTCAGGATTCCCCTGGGCTGAGAGCTGCCCGGCCAACCTCTCCTCCCCAGGACCACAGACCCACGTGCCCCGgcctggggaccaaggacacCTTGGATCTCCCTGGAGGGTCTCCTGTCAGGGAGTCACACGGGCTGGCTCAGGGGTCAAGTGAGGAGGAGGAGCTCCCCAGCCTGGCCTTCCTCATGGGTCCCCAGCACAAGCTGCTGCCCTGGTGGCTACCCCAGAGCCCTGTCCCTGCCTCGGGCCTTCTCAGCCCAGAAAAGTGGGGACCCCAGGGAGCTCTTCAGTCCCAATCTGCTCAGAGAAGAGGCCTCAGCCTAGCCACAAAGTCCAAGAAGCGACCTCTCTTCAGAAGCCCATCCCCTGCTAAAAAGACA